A part of Neodiprion pinetum isolate iyNeoPine1 chromosome 4, iyNeoPine1.2, whole genome shotgun sequence genomic DNA contains:
- the EloA gene encoding transcription elongation factor B polypeptide 3 isoform X2, producing MTMATTHILEKTIRIVATTEMIIGKNQDKSKSKDSYSSKSNSGSGSEKDRHSKTELDKLELIAESKVEKEDRREVKCHSKSDKKSKSDRSSRDHKHDSRRDEKSKSKDKDGSKVTDDLKRDSSKVSSSKSRDVKKSDGNHRKRKLDSYNEKESSKKRKHSESDSEEENEQLATNCEDERKKILKALSSESESEEEISNIQIKVEPPSPPSQKKDNDHRNEEVRGENKSMKEKLESRNLNKSKGSETGERTKRDEEKGKRRSSKLEDKTEHRKSEKRKDDGHHLNRESSKSKINSGVSSSNDKIKDKDKDKEKEKHREKKENKTHSDLKDAKASSNFKEPKEKKKVKKEMNGDEGIDCNSGASFAEALGMCAFPSATSRKRNSSPNLSSSKTIKTEPGTSSTSHSRSPVRITNEVSSSNDNSPPTLLSPNVKLEPLSVDLASTLPEISPNYKPLPYVNPLQRKQEEDRVLNNVIYAKSQRTKVYSGNKSGCNNVPTLYDMCIRILIENIEALEFTGGVPYDIIKPVLERATPDQLFSLEHYNPYLIEDTDTLWQYHCNREFRSKQREEMETWREMYMRCLDEREAKLKALTANIKQSIDKSLPVRQTKLAYVDNVVKPPRNVLRKQAKYGTAKDTTTSTSDLKNKLISGSGAPTNISVPAPPMARSRISSSSVVKKPKAPLMAKALQLIKGRYKR from the exons ATGACTATGGCAACAACTCACATTCTAGAAAAAACGATAAGGATAGTAGCGACGACAGAGATGATAATAGGAAAGAATCAAG ATAAGTCTAAATCTAAAGATAGCTATAGCAGCAAATCCAATAGCGGCAGTGGCAGTGAAAAAGATAGACACTCAAAAACTGAACTAGATAAATTGGAGTTAATTGCTGaatcaaaagttgaaaaagagGACAGACGCGAGGTAAAGTGTCATTCCAAGTCTGACAAGAAATCAAAAAGTGATAGAAGTTCCCGGGATCACAAGCATGACTCAAGAAGAGATGAGAAAAGTAAGAGCAAGGATAAGGATGGTAGTAAAGTAACCGACGATTTGAAAAGAGATTCCAGTAAAGTATCTAGCAGTAAGTCTcgggatgtaaaaaaaagtgacggAAATCACAGGAAACGGAAATTAGATAGttataatgagaaagaaagcAGTAAAAAAAGGAAGCATTCGGAGTCAGACagtgaagaagaaaacgaacaACTTGCTACAAACTGTGAAGATgagcgtaaaaaaattctaaaagcaCTGTCTAGTGAATCAGAatctgaggaagaaatttcaaacattcaGATCAAAGTCGAACCGCCGTCGCCTCCATCCCAAAAAAAGGACAATGATCACCGGAACGAAGAAGTACGAGGCGAAAATAAAAGCATGAAGGAGAAGTTGGAAAGTCGAAACTTGAATAAATCGAAAGGATCTGAAACTGGTGAAAGAACAAAACGTGACGAAGAGAAAGGCAAGAGAAGAAGCAGCAAATTGGAAGATAAAACAGAGCATAGAAAGagcgaaaaacgaaaagatgACGGACACCATTTGAACAGAGAATCTTCCAAGTCAAAAATTAACTCTGGCGTTTCTAGCAGTAACGATAAAATCAAGGATAAAGATAAGGACAAGGAAAAGGAGAAacatagagaaaaaaaagagaacaaaaCTCACAGTGATTTAAAAGATGCCAAGGCATCGTCCAATTTCAAAGAaccgaaagaaaagaaaaaggttaAGAAGGAAATGAATGGCGATGAGGGGATTGATTGCAATTCTG GTGCAAGTTTTGCTGAGGCTCTTGGAATGTGTGCTTTTCCTTCAGCAACTTCTCGTAAACGAAACAGCTCGCCAAATCTTTCTTCATCAAAGACAATTAAAACTGAACCAGGCACTTCGTCAACTTCACATAGCAGATCTCCGGTTAGAATTACGAATGAAGTATCTTCGAGCAACGACAATTCG ccACCGACTCTTCTGTCACCGAATGTTAAGCTTGAGCCATTAAGTGTTGATTTAGCATCAACTTTACCTGAAATCAGCCCTAACTACAAACCATTGCCATATGTAAATCCTCTACAACGTAAGCAAGAGGAAGATAGGGTTCTTAACAATGTTATCTATGCCAAGAGTCAAAG AACAAAAGTCTACTCTGGAAACAAGTCTGGATGCAACAATGTTCCAACACTTTACGACATGTGTATCAGgatattaattgaaaacatTGAAG CTCTAGAATTTACTGGTGGAGTTCCATACGACATTATTAAACCAGTTTTGGAACGAGCTACACCAGACCAACTCTTTTCACTAGAACATTATAATCCTTATTTAATTGAGGATACAGATACACTTTGGCAGTATCACTGTAATCGAGAATTCCGGTCCAAACAGCGCGAAGAAATGGAAACATGGCGAGAGATGTACATG CGATGCTTGGATGAGCGAGAAGCAAAACTGAAGGCTTTGACTGCAAACATAAAACAGTCTATAGACAAATCTCTCCCAGTAAGGCAAACAAAGCTTGCTTATGTTGACAATGTGGTAAAGCCCCCACGAAATGTACTTCGGAAACAAGCCAAGTATGGCACTG
- the EloA gene encoding transcription elongation factor B polypeptide 3 isoform X1 has product MSVAEIIQHYQRSIEKCSGNEERMLYCIGKLYRLPVTVQHLQETGVGRTVNGLRKYVGDVGDAAKALVAKWKTMVADEESSDGEGATDDEANISEPPDDYGNNSHSRKNDKDSSDDRDDNRKESRSGNQQLKEKRGIKPSKNETVKNNLKICSADKSKSKDSYSSKSNSGSGSEKDRHSKTELDKLELIAESKVEKEDRREVKCHSKSDKKSKSDRSSRDHKHDSRRDEKSKSKDKDGSKVTDDLKRDSSKVSSSKSRDVKKSDGNHRKRKLDSYNEKESSKKRKHSESDSEEENEQLATNCEDERKKILKALSSESESEEEISNIQIKVEPPSPPSQKKDNDHRNEEVRGENKSMKEKLESRNLNKSKGSETGERTKRDEEKGKRRSSKLEDKTEHRKSEKRKDDGHHLNRESSKSKINSGVSSSNDKIKDKDKDKEKEKHREKKENKTHSDLKDAKASSNFKEPKEKKKVKKEMNGDEGIDCNSGASFAEALGMCAFPSATSRKRNSSPNLSSSKTIKTEPGTSSTSHSRSPVRITNEVSSSNDNSPPTLLSPNVKLEPLSVDLASTLPEISPNYKPLPYVNPLQRKQEEDRVLNNVIYAKSQRTKVYSGNKSGCNNVPTLYDMCIRILIENIEALEFTGGVPYDIIKPVLERATPDQLFSLEHYNPYLIEDTDTLWQYHCNREFRSKQREEMETWREMYMRCLDEREAKLKALTANIKQSIDKSLPVRQTKLAYVDNVVKPPRNVLRKQAKYGTAKDTTTSTSDLKNKLISGSGAPTNISVPAPPMARSRISSSSVVKKPKAPLMAKALQLIKGRYKR; this is encoded by the exons ATGTCTGttgcagaaataattcagcaTTATCAACGAAGTATAGAAAAATGTTCAGGAAACGAAGAAAGG ATGCTTTACTGCATTGGGAAGCTGTACAGATTGCCAGTTACCGTGCAGCATTTACAAGAGACAGGAGTTGGTAGGACAGTGAATGGCCTGCGAAAATATGTTGGGGATGTTGGTGATGCTGCCAAAGCTTTGGTAGCCAAATGGAAGACAATGGTCGCTGATGAGGAATCTAGCGATGGAGAAGGAGCAACAGACGACGAGGCGAACATATCCGAGCCTCCAGATGACTATGGCAACAACTCACATTCTAGAAAAAACGATAAGGATAGTAGCGACGACAGAGATGATAATAGGAAAGAATCAAG GTCTGGAAATCAACAATTGAAAGAGAAACGCGGAATTAAACCGAGCAAAAATGaaacagtaaaaaataatttaaaaatatgttcCGCAGATAAGTCTAAATCTAAAGATAGCTATAGCAGCAAATCCAATAGCGGCAGTGGCAGTGAAAAAGATAGACACTCAAAAACTGAACTAGATAAATTGGAGTTAATTGCTGaatcaaaagttgaaaaagagGACAGACGCGAGGTAAAGTGTCATTCCAAGTCTGACAAGAAATCAAAAAGTGATAGAAGTTCCCGGGATCACAAGCATGACTCAAGAAGAGATGAGAAAAGTAAGAGCAAGGATAAGGATGGTAGTAAAGTAACCGACGATTTGAAAAGAGATTCCAGTAAAGTATCTAGCAGTAAGTCTcgggatgtaaaaaaaagtgacggAAATCACAGGAAACGGAAATTAGATAGttataatgagaaagaaagcAGTAAAAAAAGGAAGCATTCGGAGTCAGACagtgaagaagaaaacgaacaACTTGCTACAAACTGTGAAGATgagcgtaaaaaaattctaaaagcaCTGTCTAGTGAATCAGAatctgaggaagaaatttcaaacattcaGATCAAAGTCGAACCGCCGTCGCCTCCATCCCAAAAAAAGGACAATGATCACCGGAACGAAGAAGTACGAGGCGAAAATAAAAGCATGAAGGAGAAGTTGGAAAGTCGAAACTTGAATAAATCGAAAGGATCTGAAACTGGTGAAAGAACAAAACGTGACGAAGAGAAAGGCAAGAGAAGAAGCAGCAAATTGGAAGATAAAACAGAGCATAGAAAGagcgaaaaacgaaaagatgACGGACACCATTTGAACAGAGAATCTTCCAAGTCAAAAATTAACTCTGGCGTTTCTAGCAGTAACGATAAAATCAAGGATAAAGATAAGGACAAGGAAAAGGAGAAacatagagaaaaaaaagagaacaaaaCTCACAGTGATTTAAAAGATGCCAAGGCATCGTCCAATTTCAAAGAaccgaaagaaaagaaaaaggttaAGAAGGAAATGAATGGCGATGAGGGGATTGATTGCAATTCTG GTGCAAGTTTTGCTGAGGCTCTTGGAATGTGTGCTTTTCCTTCAGCAACTTCTCGTAAACGAAACAGCTCGCCAAATCTTTCTTCATCAAAGACAATTAAAACTGAACCAGGCACTTCGTCAACTTCACATAGCAGATCTCCGGTTAGAATTACGAATGAAGTATCTTCGAGCAACGACAATTCG ccACCGACTCTTCTGTCACCGAATGTTAAGCTTGAGCCATTAAGTGTTGATTTAGCATCAACTTTACCTGAAATCAGCCCTAACTACAAACCATTGCCATATGTAAATCCTCTACAACGTAAGCAAGAGGAAGATAGGGTTCTTAACAATGTTATCTATGCCAAGAGTCAAAG AACAAAAGTCTACTCTGGAAACAAGTCTGGATGCAACAATGTTCCAACACTTTACGACATGTGTATCAGgatattaattgaaaacatTGAAG CTCTAGAATTTACTGGTGGAGTTCCATACGACATTATTAAACCAGTTTTGGAACGAGCTACACCAGACCAACTCTTTTCACTAGAACATTATAATCCTTATTTAATTGAGGATACAGATACACTTTGGCAGTATCACTGTAATCGAGAATTCCGGTCCAAACAGCGCGAAGAAATGGAAACATGGCGAGAGATGTACATG CGATGCTTGGATGAGCGAGAAGCAAAACTGAAGGCTTTGACTGCAAACATAAAACAGTCTATAGACAAATCTCTCCCAGTAAGGCAAACAAAGCTTGCTTATGTTGACAATGTGGTAAAGCCCCCACGAAATGTACTTCGGAAACAAGCCAAGTATGGCACTG